The genomic DNA TCAGTCTTTTTAGGGTTAATATATCCAGGGTCAACCAATATTAGCCTACTATAATTTTTATCTAATTTTATTAAACTCCAAGAAGCTCCTGAAACCAAAACCGGTAATTGTTTCTTTCCTTTTAAGACTTCTTTTTTGATTGTTTTACCAAATTTTGTTGCGGGTATCTTCGCCCCTTCTCTAAATCCAGTCTTACCATTTGACACAAAATATGGAATATTTTTATTTTCTAAGATCGATTTTAATTCAATTGGAGCTATAGGAACCATTCCATGTGGCATTTCTGGCATATAATTTAACCATCTGTATTTAACACCTAAAGCAGCATTGGAAAAATCATGTTCTGGAATATTTGTACCTGCCCAATGCATTTGAGCTAGAGAAAATACTGCATTATCATCATCTTGTCTATATTGTTTTAAATTATGATGATTATCAACTGAATGAATCAGTTTTTCATCCACATCTTTTATTAAATGCCAAGAGCTAATGGATTGAATATTTTCTTTTTCAACTACAGGAAGCACACCTGATTTCATAAGTGCAAATAAGACATTAAGACCCGGAGATTCAACGAATCCGCTTGTTGATACTATTCCATAACGTGCACCATAGGCTGCCATTATTACACCTTGTCTTAAATATGGGGATACTGAATTTTGCCCACCGGGTGATAATGGCCGCCAGCTGGTTGGATTATCATCAATTAAGCGCATAGCAAAGTCGTTTACATACCCTCCTGAATACATACCTATACGCCCTGCTAAATTTAAATCTTGAATTCTATTACTAGTGTCTTCAGAAGCTGGCACTAAAAAATCGTTGTATTTGCCTGAAAAAAACATGTCTTTCCATAATGGTAAATGCGATGTTGCTGCCCAAAACATATTTTTATACCTGAAGTATAATTTTGCTCGATTATGCTTTCGAATCGCTTTTGCTAATCTTGGAAGGTATTCTTTAATAAAATGAATCACTCTTGGGTCTTCTACCTTATCCATTTCTGCATACACGAAGCCATAGCATGTATTTGGCGCAACCTCTAATATTTTTTCTAGGGTTTCAATTTGAATATAAAATGGATCATTACCATGACCAGCCCAAAATGTAAAGGGTTGTTTTCTGGCTTCAAAATCTCTAGCCATTTGGATGATATCTTCACGGGAGTCTTGATACGCTCCTCGCTTGTCTTTTTTTAAGGCTATATTTCCTAAAACAGCTACCAAATGAGAGCGATCGGTACGCTCTTTTGGAGATTTTTGAATTACAAACTTTACATCTGTACCATTTAATGATTTTAGTTTTGGGTCGATTTTTTCCTTTGTTATCATTACCCATTCTTGTTCAGATGGCTCTTGATATTCTGGTAATTCAAAATTTAATATTTGCTGGTATAAAACGTCCAGGTTTTTTTCAACCTCAAGCATTCTACCTTGCTTTTTATGTGTTGTGAGCCACCATTTAGGCTGTTCTAAATCATAAAAGCATATGGTATTTCCACCATCTACAGAACCTGCTGCTACCAACTGATTTGATCTTGGTTCGAATGCAAAATCACTGAAAACATTTTTACCATATTTAGAACCTGATGTTCCTATATGATTGCCCTTGGCATCTAAAACTATTAAAAGACCTCCATGCTGTAGTATAATTTCATTTCTAGTGGCTAAGAAAGCACCTTGAGTATGAGCATATCGTTGTACTTGCTTTTTATTCCCTAAGTACTCAGCCAAAACATCGAAATTACTATTTAGAGCAGTAAATAGAGGTTTGAATTTGTCATCACCAAAAAATAGAATATCTGTCTTAGAATCATTATTTATATCTCTTACTGAAATATCAGTAACCATTGCTCTTCGCAAATTTTTAAGCCTTCTATCTGTATAATTAACACTTTTTATGACTGCTTTTGTTTCTACATCTAAAAACCCCATAAATTCCCAACGAAATTTATCATGTGCATAAGTCATTACAAAAAGGCTTTGTGTATTGGCATCAATAAAATTACCACCTTCAATCTTTCGAACTACACCTTCAATTGGTGTTTTTGAAACTAGCTTTCCATTGGCATCTAATTCATATAATTGATAATCATTACCTCCTGCAAAAATTTGAACTTTACCATCATTCTTTATCACTGCTACTTCAGAAAATCGCACTTTATGTTTTGGTTGAAACTTCCATAATAACTTGCCTATACTATTATAACAAGAAATATATCCGTTAGCATGTGCTGTTATTAATTCATCATTACCATCACCATTAATATCTGAAGCTTCTATTTCAAATAATACCGCTGGTTCATCTGTTTTTTTGTGCCATAATTCCTTGCCTTCAATTGTGTGGCTTGATAAGCTACCATCTAACTCTCCCAAAAACAATATGCTTTCACCATTAACTTCAGCGATAACAGAATGTCTTATTGCATTTCCTTTTGTAGAAAAATTTTGAGCTAAACCTATTTGAACTAAAAAGGAGGTAAGTAATAATATTATAGTTTGTTTTATTTTATTCATAATTATTAGAATTTCGCTTTTTAGACTCTAAAAAAGAAAAAAGGCTTAATCTAAAAAAATAAAGAATTTCGGTTTTTGACCTTTTGGGTCAAAAACCGAAATTCTGTTATTTAGATTCCCGTTTACACGAGAATAACAACTTCAACGGAAACCCCGAGGCAGAACCTCGAGGAATTATTTTCGATTAAATTAAGCCTACACTTTAATTTCTATTATTTCTAGAATTAAAACTTACAAATCATTAAAACTAAATCTTTAATTTTTCTATTCATTTTTAAACAGATTGTAGTATTAATTTAATTTCATCTCTCCAAAATGAGGACAATCTTCCTTAAATCACGAGTCAACTTCAACGATGTTGCGACTTCCGAGCATTAGAACGTTATTCACTGATTATCTGATAGTTAGTTAAAATATTTTTTAGATACATTTTATTTACTCTAGAATACATTTAACAATTTATATATCTCCAATTTTATATAATCAATAAAAATTTAACAATTAAACTAAGAAATTATGAAATTAAAACTATTTATTTTGCTCTTATGCTTAAATGCAACGATAATGTTTGCACAAAACGAAAGCAACTTTTACAATCCAAACAAAAATGGAAATGCAACTGTAACTATTAACAATTTAACAGGTGTTAAAAGTAATGCTGACAGTAATAGGCTTAACAATGCCATAGCATCACTTTCTAATACTGTTTCACCAAATGGTAAAAAGGGAGGTACACTAACCTTATTACCTAATGGAGGGATTAAAACGTTCTATCTAGAAAGAGTTAATATTTTAAGTAATGTTCATCTTAAAATAGACCCTTCGATAACTATTGAATCTGTAACCAATTCTACTATGATTTTTAGGATAGGAGAATCTGCTTTTGCAGAAAATGTAGCACTAACTAATATTGATGAAAATTCTAATGATAGAAGTAAGGCTTTTAAGGTTAGACTTAGAGCCGCAGTAAATACAAAAGAGTTTGTTGTTAAAGTTGGGCATGTTACAAACTTTAAAATATCCGGAATCGATATTACTGACAATTATACTAAAATAGCTGGAATTGGAATGTCCACGCAAGCGCAATCTTCAGATAAGAATAAAATACCAAGAAATGGTGTGGTAAAAAACTTAAGAATTAGAAATGCACATGTAGGCTATGGCTTAATTCAAGCACAAGCTTCTAAAAATGTGTACTTTAGAAACTTAAATGGTAAGGGCGGGATTACGTTACGTTTAGAATCAGGTGACGACCCATTGTTAAAAACGACAGGATCTTCTATAGATCGAGTTTTTGGAAGAAACATTGTTGTAACAAATGGAGATGCTGCTGTAAATTTATCTCCACATAGATCAAATCAGGGTTCTGTTGATGTTAAAGGTATTAAAGCCTTTGGTTCTACTTGGGCAGTACAGTGTTCTGCTGGTTTTATTGGTAGAGAAGGTACATCAAATGGAGCTCAGGATAATAAAGGAACATTCAGTAGCGTAAAATTAAGCATCAGTAAAATTGTTGGGAAAGCAAATACAGCCCAAATTAAATCAAAAGATTTCAAATATTTTAAATGTGATACAGGGCAAAGAGATGGCTATGTTGCTGCTTTCACAGATGAAGTTAAAAGGACGTATTCTAGTGTACGAGGAGAATCTATAGGAGGAGGAAGGACTACTGCTTCAACGGGTTGTACAGGTGGTGCCAATAATGGTTGCTATGCAACTAGCATCACATTCCCTGCTAGTAGTAACATAACAGGAACCTTTCAATGGTCTGGAAGCGGAACTTACGGAAATACTGTACCATCTTGTTCTAGCAGTAGTAAAATTACTTCTTCTAAAGAAACTTCAAATACAGACTTTGACACGGAAACGGAAACTGGCGATAATTTCTCCATATATCCAAATCCTACATCAGGAATTGTAAACATTAATACTGAAAAAGGAAGTGGTATTAATATTTACAATTCTATGGGCTCAATTGTAAAAACTATAAAAAATACTGGTAAATCCAATGCTATAAATGTTAATAACCTTGCTAGGGGCTTATACATTGTAAATACAGTATCGCCAGCTGGAAAAGTAAATACAAGCAAATTAGTTATAAAATAGGTATTATTTATTGTTGGTATGATAAAAAAGAGGGGGGCTAAAAAGTGCCATTCTGAATGAAATGAAGAATCTCAATAAATAATAATTCATTGATTTTTAAATAAATAAGATTTTTCGCTTTGCTCTGAATGACAAAACAAATTACTTTTTAGCCCCCTCTTTTTAATGAGACTTTTAAACGATATATAGATTTAAAATAATTTTTAATGCTTTGCATCTTCAAAGTAAGCCTCTAATTTTTCTATAATTTCTGGGTGTTGAGATGCTAAGTTTGTTGATTCTGCTTTATCGTTCTCTAAATCGTAAAGCTCATAAAACCATTCATCAGATTTAATAGATGT from Flavivirga abyssicola includes the following:
- a CDS encoding T9SS type A sorting domain-containing protein, which codes for MKLKLFILLLCLNATIMFAQNESNFYNPNKNGNATVTINNLTGVKSNADSNRLNNAIASLSNTVSPNGKKGGTLTLLPNGGIKTFYLERVNILSNVHLKIDPSITIESVTNSTMIFRIGESAFAENVALTNIDENSNDRSKAFKVRLRAAVNTKEFVVKVGHVTNFKISGIDITDNYTKIAGIGMSTQAQSSDKNKIPRNGVVKNLRIRNAHVGYGLIQAQASKNVYFRNLNGKGGITLRLESGDDPLLKTTGSSIDRVFGRNIVVTNGDAAVNLSPHRSNQGSVDVKGIKAFGSTWAVQCSAGFIGREGTSNGAQDNKGTFSSVKLSISKIVGKANTAQIKSKDFKYFKCDTGQRDGYVAAFTDEVKRTYSSVRGESIGGGRTTASTGCTGGANNGCYATSITFPASSNITGTFQWSGSGTYGNTVPSCSSSSKITSSKETSNTDFDTETETGDNFSIYPNPTSGIVNINTEKGSGINIYNSMGSIVKTIKNTGKSNAINVNNLARGLYIVNTVSPAGKVNTSKLVIK